A genomic window from Mobula hypostoma chromosome 14, sMobHyp1.1, whole genome shotgun sequence includes:
- the zgc:165481 gene encoding E3 ubiquitin-protein ligase RNF182 — MSCTYTEDDESTELECKICYQKYNGHNRKPKILDCLHRVCARCLHKIQDANDSSHCITCPFCRQETEIHDADIENLPNDTNIMCKLTARDKAQNSDCREIVLTPKSLTSSNSTLNSSNCLVINLREVQRNSPRGHITTYNHRVHSLDTTSITSQSRIDQDVFSKICNRVPRILVWLLGLFYFSSLPLGIYLLVIQKVTLGIVCVSLVPSSLTVCLVYGFCQCLCQGICDCSSRN; from the coding sequence ATGAGCTGCACTTACACTGAAGATGATGAAAGCACTGAACTGGAATGTAAAATCTGTTACCAAAAGTACAATGGCCATAACCGAAAGCCGAAGATACTCGACTGTTTACACAGAGTATGTGCAAGATGTCTACACAAAATCCAAGATGCCAATGATAGTTCCCACTGCATTACCTGCCCTTTTTGTCGCCAAGAGACAGAGATCCACGATGCTGATATTGAAAATCTTCCTAATGACACAAATATTATGTGCAAACTTACTGCAAGAGACAAAGCACAGAAttcagattgcagagagatagttTTAACACCAAAGAGCTTGACTTCATCCAATTCAACCCTCAATTCTTCTAACTGCTTAGTGATTAACTTAAGGGAGGTCCAAAGGAATTCTCCAAGAGGGCATATCACGACTTATAACCACAGAGTTCACAGTCTTGACACCACATCCATTACATCTCAAAGCAGAATTGATCAAGATGTGTTCTCCAAAATTTGCAACCGTGTGCCAAGGATACTAGTGTGGCTGCTAGGTTTATTCTATTTCAGTTCACTGCCACTTGGAATTTATCTTTTGGTAATCCAAAAAGTGACCCTCGGTATTGTTTGTGTCAGTCTTGTTCCTTCCAGTTTGACGGTTTGTTTGGTTTATGGTTTTTGTCAGTGCCTCTGTCAAGGTATATGTGATTGCTCATCAAGAAACTAA